In Acidobacteriota bacterium, the following are encoded in one genomic region:
- a CDS encoding DUF1800 domain-containing protein — translation MPTRHRRSAVVAAAALALLVSGHAATAGAQDWDPGPASWTGDLTAITAADWNYDRAEHLLGRAGFSGTPEDVQRLADMTPDEAVRSLVDYDDIPNDHLLPFEHSGFWDETLMNFPPSRPAATDLAMVRGESMGIRVKPEFVNRHMQPVSDRFFYWLRASALETRRVGYWWAERMLDTNRPLEEKMALFWHGHFATAQNKVRDYRKMLLQVETFERHATGNFGELAVAVAQDPGMLYYLDAGVNVKGAANENFAREVMELFTMGVGNYSEQDVREAARAFTGWNFVNLDFVVNQDQHDEGPKTFLGHTGNFDGVDVLHIILEQPITAEYIAAKIYRFFVREDPSPELQAELGDVLRNHHYELKPLLRTIFLSRDFYSEASYGAHIKGPVEHVIAMLRQLGAPDVPGVPDFNRTTIGLGQHLLNPPSVAGWAQGRSWITPALLQERGNVAFEYLFPDIIDFKDPNFLSPTGDGLVGERLRRGFDYGAAIAIDGDPNQMTAFDLSALERDEMFNTRVSGYKAWAEAGRKLIPTPRGAARFDMSRMVLDAGATTATEAVDHLLGRFLRVPISAEMRTGLVELLEEELGTSDLQRARTYLEDPLRMVTHLIMSTPEYQID, via the coding sequence ATGCCGACTCGACACCGCCGTTCCGCCGTGGTCGCCGCCGCCGCGCTGGCGCTTCTTGTCAGCGGCCACGCCGCGACGGCCGGCGCGCAGGACTGGGATCCCGGACCCGCTTCCTGGACGGGGGACCTGACCGCCATCACCGCGGCGGACTGGAACTACGACCGCGCCGAACACCTGCTCGGGCGCGCGGGCTTCAGCGGTACGCCGGAGGACGTCCAGCGCCTGGCGGACATGACACCGGACGAGGCGGTCCGCTCCCTCGTCGATTACGACGACATCCCGAACGACCATCTACTGCCGTTCGAGCACTCGGGCTTTTGGGACGAGACGCTGATGAACTTCCCGCCCAGCCGGCCCGCCGCGACCGACCTGGCCATGGTGCGCGGCGAGAGCATGGGCATCCGGGTGAAGCCTGAGTTCGTCAACCGCCACATGCAACCGGTCTCCGACCGCTTCTTCTACTGGCTGCGAGCGAGCGCGCTGGAAACCCGCCGGGTCGGCTACTGGTGGGCGGAGCGGATGCTCGACACCAACCGCCCCCTCGAGGAGAAGATGGCCCTGTTCTGGCACGGGCACTTCGCCACCGCTCAGAACAAGGTCCGCGACTACCGGAAGATGCTGCTTCAGGTCGAGACATTCGAGCGTCACGCGACCGGGAACTTTGGCGAGCTGGCCGTCGCCGTTGCCCAGGACCCGGGGATGCTCTACTACCTCGACGCCGGCGTGAACGTGAAGGGCGCCGCCAACGAGAACTTCGCCCGCGAGGTGATGGAGCTGTTCACGATGGGCGTGGGCAACTACAGCGAGCAGGATGTCCGCGAGGCGGCACGGGCGTTCACGGGCTGGAACTTCGTGAACCTCGACTTCGTCGTCAACCAGGACCAGCACGACGAGGGCCCGAAGACCTTCCTGGGCCACACGGGCAACTTCGACGGCGTGGACGTGCTCCACATCATTCTGGAGCAGCCGATCACGGCCGAGTACATCGCGGCCAAGATCTACCGCTTCTTCGTCCGGGAGGACCCGTCGCCGGAACTGCAGGCCGAACTCGGCGACGTCCTCCGCAACCACCATTACGAGCTCAAGCCGCTCCTGCGGACGATTTTCCTGTCACGCGACTTCTACAGCGAGGCGAGTTACGGCGCCCATATCAAGGGGCCGGTCGAGCACGTGATCGCGATGCTAAGACAGCTTGGCGCCCCGGACGTGCCCGGCGTGCCGGACTTCAACCGCACCACCATCGGCCTGGGCCAGCACCTGCTGAATCCGCCGTCGGTCGCGGGCTGGGCGCAGGGCCGGTCGTGGATAACGCCGGCGCTCCTGCAGGAACGGGGCAACGTCGCCTTCGAGTACCTGTTCCCGGACATCATCGACTTCAAGGATCCGAACTTCCTCTCCCCGACCGGGGACGGGCTGGTGGGCGAGCGCCTGCGGCGCGGCTTCGACTACGGCGCCGCCATCGCCATCGACGGCGATCCGAACCAGATGACCGCGTTCGACCTGTCTGCCCTGGAGCGGGACGAGATGTTCAACACGCGGGTCTCCGGCTACAAGGCGTGGGCCGAGGCAGGCCGCAAGCTGATTCCGACCCCGCGCGGTGCGGCCCGCTTCGACATGAGCCGGATGGTGCTGGATGCGGGGGCGACGACCGCCACCGAGGCGGTCGACCATCTGCTCGGGCGGTTCCTGCGGGTCCCGATATCGGCGGAGATGCGCACCGGCCTGGTGGAGCTTCTGGAAGAGGAGCTGGGAACCTCGGATCTCCAGCGCGCCCGGACCTACCTGGAGGACCCGCTGCGTATGGTGACCCATCTCATCATGAGCACGCCGGAGTACCAGATCGACTGA
- a CDS encoding DUF1501 domain-containing protein — translation MTLTNRGKKLCDASGVSRRQALKIGAKGIGLGLLGSGLGPLPPLFGATSEALAATEGKILVVFEWFGGYDGLSTFVPYGDDELYRRRPTIGVREADVIKVDEHFGFQKSMVGMHRLWEEGNCAVIHGAGYDQPSFSHFASSSFWHTGAPNSGEAYGWYGRTADALDPSGSPNFLVNVASAQSLAVRAHEHVPVVFQDPGAFRRDLFHPQSPYVEQLGNGQAARGEIHKFLLDVNQSAREASALVSEAWANYNQGRNTELRLLDLDKVVALIENDFPARLYYVRLRNSLFDTHVNQESPHNRQVQYCSDAVWGFFEEMKRLGKQDEVCVFIHSEFGRRVPENTNLGTDHGTANVSFVLGGGVNGGQYSTPPSLTDLVYGDNLQYTTDFRRVYASLIEGYLGHSRSEDILGGRFDTLGMFA, via the coding sequence ATGACCCTGACCAATCGCGGCAAGAAGCTGTGTGACGCCAGCGGGGTATCCCGCCGGCAGGCGCTCAAGATCGGCGCCAAGGGGATCGGCCTCGGCCTGCTGGGGAGCGGGCTGGGGCCCCTGCCGCCGCTGTTCGGCGCCACGTCGGAGGCGCTGGCCGCCACCGAGGGCAAGATCCTGGTGGTGTTCGAGTGGTTCGGCGGCTACGACGGCCTGAGCACGTTCGTGCCGTACGGCGACGACGAGCTGTACCGGCGCCGCCCCACGATCGGCGTCCGGGAGGCCGACGTGATCAAGGTGGACGAGCACTTCGGCTTCCAGAAATCGATGGTGGGCATGCACCGCCTCTGGGAGGAGGGCAACTGCGCCGTCATTCACGGGGCGGGTTACGACCAACCGTCGTTCTCCCACTTCGCCTCCAGCTCGTTCTGGCACACCGGCGCTCCGAACAGCGGGGAAGCCTATGGCTGGTACGGCCGGACCGCCGACGCCCTCGATCCGTCGGGCAGCCCCAACTTCCTGGTGAACGTCGCGTCCGCGCAGTCACTCGCCGTGCGGGCCCACGAGCACGTCCCGGTGGTCTTCCAGGATCCGGGCGCGTTCCGGCGCGATCTGTTTCATCCCCAGAGCCCGTACGTCGAGCAGCTGGGGAACGGCCAGGCCGCCCGCGGCGAAATCCACAAGTTCCTGCTCGACGTCAACCAGAGCGCCCGCGAGGCCTCGGCCCTTGTGAGCGAGGCCTGGGCGAACTACAACCAAGGCCGCAACACGGAGCTCCGGCTGCTGGACCTCGACAAGGTCGTCGCGCTCATCGAGAACGACTTCCCGGCCCGGCTCTACTACGTGCGGCTGCGCAACAGCCTCTTCGACACGCACGTCAATCAGGAGAGCCCCCACAACCGCCAGGTGCAGTACTGCTCCGACGCGGTCTGGGGCTTCTTCGAGGAAATGAAGCGCCTCGGCAAGCAGGACGAGGTGTGCGTCTTCATCCACAGCGAGTTCGGCCGGCGCGTGCCCGAGAACACCAACCTCGGCACCGACCACGGCACCGCCAACGTGTCGTTCGTGCTCGGCGGCGGCGTGAACGGCGGCCAGTACAGCACGCCGCCCAGCCTGACCGACCTCGTGTACGGAGACAATCTGCAGTACACGACCGACTTCCGGCGCGTCTACGCCTCGCTCATCGAAGGGTACCTCGGCCATTCCAGGTCGGAGGACATCCTCGGGGGCAGGTTCGATACGCTCGGGATGTTCGCGTAG
- a CDS encoding DUF4175 domain-containing protein, with translation MKVLAHAAAIIGLYLAFSFALFLGLQVNPLYGNIGLVAFAVLAGLYVYVGFVRK, from the coding sequence GTGAAGGTCCTCGCTCACGCCGCCGCAATAATCGGGCTGTACCTGGCATTCTCGTTTGCCTTGTTCCTGGGACTCCAGGTCAATCCCCTCTACGGCAACATCGGGTTGGTGGCGTTTGCCGTCCTGGCCGGGCTCTACGTGTACGTGGGCTTCGTCCGCAAGTAG
- a CDS encoding PQQ-dependent sugar dehydrogenase, with the protein MGRWPRAAAGGTTMKRRTTLLTATLLAFVCSTAPGAQQDGPDPEPEPFTAEGIPAVPLPDGPREYETASGQRIRVVVVTEGLRYPWGLTFLPDGSLLVTERLGTLRRIRDGALDPDPIAGVPEVFTGSPLAGLMDVAVHPEFADNRFVYLTYSKPVEDGSRVALARGRFEGGALSEVRDLFVSEGTTAGGAARLAFAPDGMLYMTVGGAFGGIRSNAQDAASHAGKVLRLRDDGTAPDDNPFAGQEGFAPEVFSLGHRNPMGVAIHPETGDLWASEHGVMGGDEVNIILPGRNYGWPDVSYSREYFGPRVAERPWQEQFEQPEIVWLPSIAPSGLVFYTGDRFPSWQGDLFVGSLMVGRVERTGHLERIEFNRQGLEFRREWLLADLRRRIRDVRQGPDGLLYVLTGGAFLTNDPDGSEAALLRIEPAE; encoded by the coding sequence ATGGGCCGGTGGCCGCGGGCGGCCGCCGGAGGCACGACTATGAAGAGACGGACCACGCTCCTCACCGCGACGCTGCTGGCGTTCGTCTGCTCGACCGCCCCCGGCGCACAGCAGGACGGTCCGGACCCCGAACCGGAGCCGTTTACGGCCGAGGGCATCCCGGCCGTTCCGCTCCCCGACGGTCCGCGCGAGTACGAGACGGCATCGGGACAGCGGATCCGGGTGGTCGTCGTCACGGAGGGGCTGCGCTATCCCTGGGGCCTGACGTTCCTGCCGGACGGAAGCCTGCTCGTCACCGAGCGCCTCGGCACGCTGCGGCGAATCCGCGACGGCGCGCTGGACCCGGATCCGATTGCCGGCGTTCCCGAGGTCTTCACCGGAAGTCCGCTCGCGGGGCTGATGGACGTCGCCGTGCACCCGGAATTCGCCGACAATCGGTTCGTCTACCTGACCTACTCGAAGCCCGTCGAGGACGGGTCGCGGGTCGCGCTGGCCCGCGGACGCTTCGAAGGCGGAGCGCTCTCGGAGGTCCGCGATCTGTTCGTGTCGGAAGGGACCACCGCGGGCGGCGCCGCGCGCCTCGCGTTCGCGCCGGACGGCATGCTCTACATGACGGTCGGGGGAGCGTTCGGCGGAATCCGATCGAACGCCCAGGACGCCGCAAGCCACGCCGGCAAAGTGCTCCGGCTGCGCGACGATGGAACCGCGCCGGACGACAACCCGTTCGCCGGTCAGGAAGGGTTTGCGCCCGAGGTCTTCTCGCTCGGCCACCGTAACCCGATGGGCGTGGCGATACACCCTGAAACCGGCGACCTATGGGCGAGCGAGCACGGCGTAATGGGCGGCGACGAAGTGAACATCATCCTGCCGGGTCGCAACTACGGCTGGCCGGACGTCTCCTACTCGCGGGAGTACTTCGGCCCCCGCGTGGCGGAACGGCCCTGGCAGGAGCAGTTCGAGCAGCCGGAGATCGTATGGTTACCCTCGATCGCGCCCTCCGGGCTCGTCTTCTACACCGGGGATCGGTTCCCCTCCTGGCAGGGCGACCTGTTCGTGGGTTCGCTGATGGTCGGCCGTGTCGAGCGCACCGGCCACCTGGAGCGGATCGAGTTCAATCGGCAGGGCCTGGAGTTCCGCCGGGAATGGTTGCTGGCCGACCTCCGGCGGCGCATCCGCGACGTCAGGCAGGGTCCCGATGGCCTCCTGTACGTCCTGACGGGTGGCGCGTTCCTTACCAACGATCCGGACGGCAGCGAAGCGGCCCTGCTGCGCATCGAACCGGCCGAGTGA
- a CDS encoding prolipoprotein diacylglyceryl transferase, with amino-acid sequence MLGPYTHRIDPILLDLGGLYLWWYGLGFALGFLELHLFLRRGGGRLRLSPREVWSLSLYITIGVLVGGRAVEIAFDEWPFYREHLHLLPAWWLGGMATHGLLLGGALAAAAFARRHGKPFLLVADALVIPAAFLMGMGRIGNFIDGQIVGAVTDVPWAVEFPYAEGFRHPVVLYDGAKNLLLMAYLLHVRRVNSTPGAVAARFVFWYAFPRFFIDLFREYPTHRLALGTGQTLNIVMAVIGAAGLYRSRLRRLGRLRGSASWGLRAAAGIGRPDHAPPLAWQRLAFAGLLAFCLTIPSNWTQDIPARYGARHPGLEHSWLYPAIDTAPTASGDAGETDASAPNSEE; translated from the coding sequence ATGCTGGGGCCGTACACCCATCGGATCGACCCGATTCTGCTCGATCTGGGCGGCCTCTACCTCTGGTGGTACGGCTTGGGCTTTGCCCTCGGCTTCCTGGAGCTCCACCTGTTCCTCAGGCGCGGCGGCGGTCGGCTGCGGCTGTCGCCCCGCGAGGTGTGGAGCCTGAGCCTGTACATCACGATCGGCGTGCTGGTCGGGGGACGCGCCGTCGAGATCGCCTTCGACGAATGGCCCTTCTATCGCGAGCACCTGCACCTGCTCCCTGCCTGGTGGCTTGGTGGGATGGCGACGCACGGTCTGCTGCTCGGCGGGGCGCTGGCCGCGGCGGCATTCGCGCGCCGGCACGGGAAACCGTTCCTGCTGGTGGCCGATGCTCTGGTCATTCCGGCCGCGTTCCTGATGGGCATGGGACGCATAGGCAACTTCATCGACGGGCAGATCGTGGGCGCCGTGACCGATGTCCCGTGGGCGGTCGAGTTTCCTTACGCGGAGGGCTTTCGCCATCCCGTCGTGCTCTACGACGGGGCCAAGAACCTGCTGCTCATGGCGTATCTGCTACACGTGCGGCGGGTCAACTCGACTCCCGGCGCGGTCGCCGCCCGCTTCGTCTTCTGGTACGCATTCCCGCGCTTCTTCATTGACCTGTTCCGCGAGTACCCCACCCACCGCCTCGCCCTCGGCACCGGTCAAACCCTGAACATCGTCATGGCCGTGATTGGCGCCGCGGGCCTCTACCGCTCGCGGCTGCGCCGGCTGGGTCGGCTCCGGGGCAGCGCCAGCTGGGGGCTCCGCGCCGCGGCCGGCATCGGCCGGCCGGACCATGCCCCGCCGCTCGCCTGGCAGCGTCTTGCGTTCGCCGGCCTGCTGGCGTTCTGCCTCACGATTCCCAGCAACTGGACCCAAGACATCCCGGCCCGCTACGGCGCGCGGCATCCAGGCCTTGAGCACTCCTGGCTGTATCCGGCGATCGACACGGCGCCGACGGCGTCTGGGGATGCGGGCGAGACCGATGCATCCGCTCCGAACAGCGAAGAATGA
- a CDS encoding YciI family protein translates to MHYVVFATQREGTTQERLRLRDEFSAYLHDHPQHRDVTVHHAGPTLDESGGTPNGLMLVLEAPSLDAARAFVTDSPYWQADLLAESHIRPWNWLTGRPG, encoded by the coding sequence ATGCATTACGTAGTCTTCGCCACGCAAAGAGAAGGAACGACACAGGAGCGGCTCCGCCTGAGGGATGAATTCTCGGCCTACCTTCACGATCACCCGCAGCACCGTGACGTGACTGTTCATCATGCCGGGCCGACGCTCGACGAGAGCGGAGGGACTCCGAACGGCCTGATGCTGGTGCTGGAAGCTCCCTCGCTCGACGCAGCACGCGCTTTCGTGACCGACAGTCCCTACTGGCAGGCGGACCTCTTGGCCGAATCCCACATCAGGCCCTGGAACTGGTTGACGGGCCGACCCGGCTAA
- a CDS encoding PQQ-binding-like beta-propeller repeat protein — translation MLASGLPSFRFRPSVPVCGLAAALVAAAGLAGFAQETDRIRPVTDAELQAPSPDEWLMWRRTHNGWGYSPLDQITRGNVADLQMVWTRGMGEGRQQGTPLVRGGVLFMPNPRDIIQAIDAVTGDLIWEYRRNRPDDLGDYMIGSLIDTNRNIAIHDELIINTSMDDYLYALNAETGAVVWETQVLDYTVNPANQTSGPIVANGKVYSGRSCDPRGGPNGCVITAHEAATGEELWRRRLIPGPGEPGNETWGDVPFEERGHVGSWMVPSYDPELNLVYVGTSVTSPAPKFMLGGADLTHLYHNSTLALNGDTGEIVWHYQHMNDHWDLDHPFERILLDTPVRPNASAVSWINPRIRPGEERRVVTGIPGKTGIVYTLDRATGEFLWATPTITQNVVSGIDGATGNVTENAELIFTSAGQQVLACPHASGGKDWEAGAYSPLTNMMYMPLRNVCAQMMAEDPDQRTNRLYAIAWKSQLAPGYDDVGSVQAISAETGEVVWNYQQRAATMSLVTTGGGLVFGGDVNGRFRAFDQETGDTLWEVNLGSPVSGFPISYAVDGRQYIAVSTGTGRFLDLTPELRPSTTPNLFVFALPEQEKRGPS, via the coding sequence ATGCTCGCATCCGGCTTGCCGTCGTTCCGGTTCCGCCCGTCGGTTCCCGTGTGCGGTCTCGCCGCCGCGCTGGTGGCGGCGGCGGGACTGGCGGGCTTCGCGCAGGAAACCGATCGCATCCGGCCCGTGACCGACGCGGAACTTCAGGCTCCGAGCCCGGACGAGTGGCTGATGTGGCGCCGGACCCACAACGGCTGGGGCTACAGCCCGCTCGACCAGATCACCCGCGGCAACGTAGCCGACCTCCAGATGGTCTGGACTCGCGGCATGGGGGAGGGACGGCAGCAAGGAACGCCGCTCGTGCGTGGCGGCGTGCTGTTCATGCCGAACCCGCGCGACATCATCCAGGCGATCGACGCGGTGACCGGCGACCTGATCTGGGAATACCGCCGCAACCGCCCGGACGATCTGGGCGACTACATGATCGGCAGTCTGATCGACACCAACCGCAATATCGCCATCCACGACGAGCTGATCATCAATACGAGCATGGACGACTACCTCTACGCGCTGAACGCTGAAACCGGCGCGGTGGTGTGGGAGACGCAGGTCCTCGACTACACGGTCAACCCGGCCAACCAGACGTCCGGGCCGATCGTCGCCAACGGCAAGGTCTACTCGGGGCGGAGCTGCGATCCGCGGGGCGGTCCGAACGGGTGTGTCATCACGGCGCACGAGGCGGCAACCGGGGAGGAACTGTGGCGGCGCCGGCTCATCCCCGGTCCGGGTGAGCCGGGCAACGAGACCTGGGGCGACGTGCCGTTCGAGGAGAGAGGGCACGTCGGCTCGTGGATGGTCCCGAGCTACGATCCGGAACTGAACCTAGTCTACGTGGGCACGTCGGTCACTTCACCGGCGCCGAAGTTCATGCTGGGCGGCGCCGACCTGACGCACCTGTACCACAACTCCACCCTCGCCCTGAACGGCGATACCGGCGAGATCGTCTGGCATTACCAGCACATGAACGATCACTGGGATCTCGACCATCCGTTCGAGCGGATCCTGTTGGACACGCCGGTCCGCCCCAACGCGTCCGCCGTGAGCTGGATCAATCCGCGCATCCGGCCCGGCGAGGAACGCCGCGTCGTCACCGGCATCCCCGGCAAGACCGGCATCGTCTACACCCTCGATCGCGCCACCGGCGAGTTCCTCTGGGCGACGCCCACGATTACGCAGAACGTCGTGAGCGGTATCGACGGCGCGACCGGCAACGTCACGGAGAATGCGGAACTGATCTTCACGTCCGCCGGCCAGCAGGTGCTTGCCTGCCCGCACGCGAGCGGCGGCAAGGACTGGGAGGCGGGCGCCTATTCTCCGCTGACCAACATGATGTACATGCCGCTCCGGAACGTCTGCGCCCAGATGATGGCGGAGGATCCGGACCAGCGGACGAACCGGCTGTACGCCATCGCCTGGAAGTCGCAGCTCGCGCCCGGTTATGACGACGTGGGGAGCGTGCAGGCCATCTCGGCGGAGACCGGCGAGGTGGTCTGGAACTACCAGCAGCGGGCGGCGACGATGTCGCTGGTTACCACCGGCGGAGGACTGGTCTTCGGCGGCGACGTGAACGGACGCTTCCGGGCGTTCGATCAGGAGACGGGTGATACTCTCTGGGAGGTCAACCTCGGCTCTCCCGTCTCCGGCTTCCCGATCAGCTACGCTGTGGATGGCCGTCAGTACATCGCGGTCAGCACCGGCACTGGCCGCTTCCTGGATCTGACGCCGGAGCTGCGGCCCAGCACCACCCCGAACCTCTTCGTCTTTGCTTTGCCGGAACAAGAAAAGCGAGGTCCATCATGA
- a CDS encoding beta-lactamase family protein — MSRPAGFRSSRRGDSRKAASPQYSRSVTVISRFIIVLLAFGGLAGGGSPVRAQDLPTAVPESVGLSSERLDQATRGLQSHVDAGDIAGVVAAVARHGQLVYLEALGELDRERGLAMRDDALFRLYSMTRPITSLAAMILWEEDRFELDDPVSVYLPEFADQRVFADASNPDLTATRPRRAEMTVEHLLLHTSGLGSRSSSIYRAEQVRLRSITLPQMVGNAARVPLFEDPGTRWRYGISTTILGRLVEVWSGLPFDEFLQERIFEPLGMTDTVFRVDAPRADRFGPAYRPGPDGELRPHAIEVVPFTDQPALIEGGVGLVSTVRDYLRFSQMFLNGGELDGVRVLQPATVALMTVNRVPDALLPIGFGSPQPGRGWTLGFCVVMDADASPLPVPEGTFWWDGSSGTRFFIDPVQDMVTVIMAAASPAYGNGFREGFVEAVYQSLVD; from the coding sequence GTGAGTCGTCCGGCCGGATTCCGGTCCAGTCGGCGCGGTGATTCCCGGAAGGCTGCATCCCCGCAGTATAGTCGGAGCGTCACCGTGATTTCCCGGTTCATCATCGTTCTTCTCGCCTTTGGCGGTCTTGCTGGCGGTGGCAGTCCGGTCCGGGCACAGGATCTGCCCACTGCAGTCCCGGAGTCGGTCGGCCTGTCGTCCGAACGACTGGACCAAGCAACACGCGGGCTGCAATCCCATGTAGACGCCGGAGACATCGCCGGCGTCGTGGCCGCAGTAGCCCGGCACGGCCAACTCGTCTATCTCGAAGCCCTCGGCGAGCTGGACCGCGAGCGCGGCCTCGCGATGCGCGACGACGCCCTGTTCCGCCTCTACTCCATGACGCGGCCTATCACGAGCCTTGCCGCGATGATCCTTTGGGAGGAGGACCGCTTCGAGCTCGACGATCCCGTTTCGGTGTATCTGCCCGAGTTCGCGGATCAGCGCGTCTTCGCCGACGCGTCCAACCCCGACCTGACCGCGACCCGGCCGCGGCGTGCCGAGATGACGGTCGAGCACCTCCTGCTGCACACGTCCGGACTCGGCAGCCGAAGCTCGTCCATCTATCGCGCCGAACAGGTCCGGCTACGCTCCATCACGCTGCCCCAGATGGTTGGCAACGCCGCCCGCGTGCCGCTCTTCGAGGATCCAGGCACGCGCTGGCGCTACGGCATCTCCACCACCATCCTCGGCCGGCTCGTCGAGGTCTGGTCCGGGCTGCCGTTCGACGAGTTCCTTCAGGAGCGGATCTTCGAACCACTCGGCATGACCGATACCGTGTTTCGGGTCGATGCCCCCCGAGCCGATCGCTTCGGACCGGCGTACCGTCCCGGGCCCGACGGCGAGCTGCGGCCGCACGCAATTGAGGTAGTGCCGTTCACCGACCAGCCGGCTTTGATCGAGGGCGGCGTCGGCCTAGTCTCTACCGTGCGCGACTACCTCCGCTTCTCGCAGATGTTTCTGAACGGCGGCGAACTCGACGGTGTGCGCGTTCTTCAGCCGGCTACCGTCGCCCTGATGACCGTCAACCGGGTTCCCGACGCTCTCCTGCCCATCGGCTTCGGCAGCCCGCAGCCCGGTCGTGGATGGACCCTCGGGTTCTGTGTCGTCATGGACGCCGACGCGTCTCCCCTCCCAGTCCCCGAGGGCACCTTCTGGTGGGACGGTTCGTCCGGCACCCGGTTCTTCATCGACCCGGTGCAGGACATGGTGACCGTCATCATGGCCGCTGCCTCTCCGGCCTACGGGAACGGTTTTCGGGAGGGATTCGTCGAGGCGGTCTACCAATCGCTGGTTGACTAG